From the Hevea brasiliensis isolate MT/VB/25A 57/8 chromosome 13, ASM3005281v1, whole genome shotgun sequence genome, the window TATTAAAGGTATCCACTTTCTCTTCACTTATGATTCCCTGTCTCATCAAACATATATATGATTTAATCACATTTATCAACCAAACATTTAttactttatattttatttccctaacataaacctttttttttcattattaattgaagaaaatttttaaaaattattataacaaatatttttattattatattcaatacaatataagaaaaagaaaatataagaaaaagaaTTTTCCTTTTGAATCCCTTAATCCTAATCTtcaattgaaataagaaaataaatttgatatgatgcatgaaaattgttatataataaataaataaacgatGATGATGAAAATAGCAAAAGCTTCCTAACCTTATTAGCCATCTCCACGAGGCAAGAACCTAAGAGATCATACGCTATGTTGGAAAAAACTTGAGAATGAGGAGTTTCACTCAAGCGGCCAGGAAATGAAAGCAGAATCAACCCACCAGGAAGAACCTCTTTTGCCCTACATTTCAAAAAGCAATCCATGTCCTTGCCAAACTGCTCTGTGTAAGCCTTGATAGTTTCATCTCCTGCACTAGAATAGTAGATTTTCCCTTTATTCCAAGCAGCTGAGCTTTTGTCCATTACCTCTTTTGGCACTTGTGAAAGCCATTCGAGGGCATAGGAAGAGTGCACAATATGGAGACTAGCGTTAGGAAATAAGCGACCATGAAAAGATCCTATATTGAAAATACATATAAACCAAACTCAATTAAAAGTATGTACATATATAATAAAAATCAATCAACTAagctaaattaatcaaattatttcgatttttaatttgattcaatCATCGATTCAGTTCGATCATTGAATcaattttgttttgttttctcGCTTAAAAGAATTTAGTTTATTCAATTTTGTTAAATTGTAAATCGAATAAATAACCAATCAAACatttcttgaattttcaattgacaaCTTCATTAAAGCTTCATTTGGAATAAATCATTTGtaagaaaaaaattcaatttaatgtcAACACAATTATACTCAATTTCTatttatttgaaaataaaaaaaataagttaaaaagaATTGAATTTTTTCATtccaaatataataatttaaaaaaaaataattaaattaaattcttgtaaaattttgGTTTCCAAACAGTAAATAAATTGAATTCTTGCAAAATCATGTCATTTATTGtatgaatttatttctttatgattgACTTTTTTAACTAAAAACATTGAATTTTAGCAATTTTAAACTTTACAAAtataaaattagatcaaataaaattcaattgaattaagTCTGTGTGTACGTGGATTATATAGGAATAAGGACTCTgttaaaattgtcataattttaaCGGTCAATTCCTGTCACTAATCCGTGTGTGCGTGTATTCTATTTATTAACAAAAAGAAAAGTGTCTAAGTGAAAAATAAGAGAGAGCTGAGTGTCCCGATGTGATTTTGGTTGAGGTCCACAAGTAAGTTGGAAGTGCCCAAGGACTGGTCCTTCAGAATCCCATATTGGATATGAAATGTGTGTATGTGTGGGTTATATAGGAATTAGGACTTTgttaaaattgtcataatttaaatAGTGGTCCATTCCTATCACTAATCCATGTGCAAACGTGTTCTATCTattgataatttaaaaaaaaaaaaaataactatttCATTTTAAGACTTTCCAAACAAACCCGTGAGATATTTTTTCGGTAACAACCTGGCACACCCATAGGGTAATATTGCTTGTTGAGAGGGAGGGAAGAGAAGAGAGTGTTGAAATCATTGGAAACATGATCATTAAAGAAAACTTGGAACTCTAATTGGCATTGGTACTTGTTCTCTATAACTTCAACTATGTTCTGAATTGCAATGAATGTGTTAGGCCCTGTAGAGCAACCCATGTCTGCGATTTGAAAGGTTTTGTTAGGCAAAGAAAGGATATTGATGTCAAGCTTTTCAATAATTGCCTCATTGATGACTTCCTTTACTGCATCTATAGCTCCCCTCTGcaaaaataaatgagttaattaattaattattattaaatttgattttaaataaaaattaaaaaaaaggactTACATTTTACAATTAATACATATGAACTCTAAATATTCAAACACTAACTAATTTAAATACTGGCTCAAATGATAGccttaatttgaaaaaaaaaaatctctttcaTGTTTTGGTAATTTAATTCAAACGTTTAAGAATTTGTTTGATATTACTTTTAaaatagttgttgagaaaatcatttttttaaaatatattagttaaaaagaattaaaaaataatttaaaattaaatttgataaattttagtaataagaacactaaaataacaaaataatttttttattaaactgTTTTTTTTAATATCATCTAACATAgtatttttatttagaaaaataattttaacttacCAACTTCAATGCTAAACAGACACTAAATCTTATTAAAAGTAGCTAAATTTCTAAAAGTTGTTAAAATTTTATACAATTTTCATCAATCAAACTTTGAATTCCACTTTtcgatttatttataattatcatTGAAAATCTAAATTCACCTTATTCTTCAACTCTTTCATAATTACATTTTGATAATCATTGAACATTAAAAAATGATGAGATTTAGTGGTAGTGGAGAGAAATAGTGCGTGATTAAAACCATCTAATTTTAC encodes:
- the LOC110657610 gene encoding loganic acid O-methyltransferase-like, whose protein sequence is MMQSGNFSKAYPMKGGHGLHSYSNNSTHQRGAIDAVKEVINEAIIEKLDINILSLPNKTFQIADMGCSTGPNTFIAIQNIVEVIENKYQCQLEFQVFFNDHVSNDFNTLFSSLPLNKQYYPMGVPGSFHGRLFPNASLHIVHSSYALEWLSQVPKEVMDKSSAAWNKGKIYYSSAGDETIKAYTEQFGKDMDCFLKCRAKEVLPGGLILLSFPGRLSETPHSQVFSNIAYDLLGSCLVEMANKGIISEEKVDTFNIPIYFTSPQEVEAAVERNGCFSVERVICIPQKKTQDSISTKAKAISSHMRAGMEALLKEHFGDEIMDQLFDNFLQQLHKSHAFQFGVAFTVFLVLKRNEIY